One stretch of Shewanella sp. Arc9-LZ DNA includes these proteins:
- a CDS encoding N-6 DNA methylase, which translates to MSTQDLVAKLWNLCNLLRDDGVTYHEYINELTYLVFLKMVEETGREEHIPVGYRWADLEKYDSATRLEEYKKLLIHLGTHGSQITNAIYANASTVIRKPATLSKLVSEIDKLDWYSAKTEGLGDMYEGLLEINAGEKKSGAGQYFTPRVLINAMVELMKPNLDDVIVDPTAGTGGFLISAHHYLKEHHDVQALEPGAYDKYQHETFFGMELVPDTRRLAMMNLMLHDLAVDDVNSGILFGDTLSNEGKVLPPASLILANPPFGTKQGGGIPTRDDLITYTSNKQLAFLHLMYLRMLEPGGRAAVVLPDNVLFEGSTGQTIRKDLMEKCNLHTILRLPTGIFYAAGVKTNVLFFSKSKDLKKDKGQTKNVWVYDLRSNMPQFGKRTVLTKAHFDEFYQAVGSDLTQVDDAARHAFIKNHKHGSEIGNVDTCRLRCFSREEIAKKDDSLDLAWIRDDSSEDSANLPEPDVLINQALEEMAGAMRELQAILVELGSADESDEVML; encoded by the coding sequence ATGAGCACTCAAGATCTGGTCGCCAAACTATGGAACCTGTGTAACCTTCTTCGTGATGACGGCGTCACTTACCATGAATACATAAATGAGTTGACCTATTTGGTCTTTCTTAAAATGGTAGAAGAAACTGGCCGAGAAGAGCATATTCCCGTTGGTTACCGTTGGGCTGATTTAGAAAAGTACGATTCGGCCACTCGCCTTGAAGAATATAAAAAGCTGCTCATTCATTTAGGTACGCATGGTTCACAAATCACCAATGCAATTTATGCTAATGCCAGCACCGTTATCCGTAAACCTGCCACTTTAAGCAAGCTAGTCAGCGAGATAGATAAACTTGATTGGTACAGCGCTAAAACCGAAGGTTTGGGCGATATGTATGAAGGTTTACTAGAAATCAACGCAGGTGAGAAAAAGTCTGGTGCAGGCCAGTATTTTACGCCGCGTGTGCTCATCAATGCCATGGTCGAATTAATGAAGCCAAACCTTGATGACGTGATTGTTGACCCAACAGCAGGCACTGGCGGTTTCTTAATTAGTGCGCATCATTACCTAAAAGAGCATCACGACGTACAAGCTTTAGAGCCAGGCGCCTACGACAAGTATCAACATGAAACTTTTTTCGGCATGGAGTTAGTGCCAGACACTCGTCGCTTAGCAATGATGAACTTGATGCTGCACGACTTAGCGGTTGATGATGTAAACTCCGGCATTTTATTTGGTGATACCCTATCTAACGAAGGTAAAGTGCTACCACCTGCAAGCCTGATTTTAGCGAACCCACCTTTTGGTACTAAGCAGGGCGGTGGTATCCCAACCCGCGACGACTTAATCACTTACACCAGTAACAAGCAATTAGCCTTTTTGCACTTAATGTATCTTCGAATGCTTGAACCAGGTGGACGTGCCGCTGTCGTGTTGCCAGACAACGTATTATTTGAAGGCTCTACCGGACAAACTATCCGCAAAGACTTAATGGAAAAGTGTAACTTGCACACTATTCTGCGCTTGCCAACAGGGATTTTTTACGCCGCAGGGGTTAAAACCAATGTGCTGTTTTTCTCCAAATCAAAGGACCTAAAGAAAGATAAAGGCCAAACCAAAAATGTATGGGTGTATGACTTACGCTCGAACATGCCGCAATTTGGTAAACGTACGGTATTAACCAAAGCCCATTTTGATGAGTTTTATCAAGCCGTGGGTAGCGACCTGACTCAAGTCGATGACGCAGCACGCCATGCCTTTATTAAAAATCATAAACATGGCAGTGAAATTGGCAATGTAGATACCTGCCGCTTGCGTTGCTTTAGCCGTGAAGAAATTGCCAAAAAAGATGACTCGCTTGATTTAGCCTGGATCCGTGACGACAGTTCAGAGGATAGCGCTAACCTTCCTGAGCCTGATGTGCTGATTAACCAAGCCTTAGAAGAGATGGCTGGTGCCATGCGCGAGCTGCAAGCCATTTTGGTTGAGCTTGGTTCTGCTGATGAATCAGATGAGGTGATGCTGTGA
- the hsdR gene encoding type I restriction-modification system endonuclease, giving the protein MGSSFNNFDFLKHHDELLFRLALTAESCFAPDPNTTLLKMRQLGEELAKNIAARVGVDSGKDIKQIDLLKNLDYSLRLDQRIKDAFHTIRKLGNNANHDITSNSHRDALQSLQIGYALSVWYHQLYGGEKAKGFKPGPYIKPKDPSDEVRMLEEKMLELERKQQRTTERLAVAESINQLATEKAEAERKRSEKMLAESKVWEEVAIEQEAQLNEYRAKMEAANQELLINFQAKDQKSKTTEIKRIEKLPFHMDEAETRIIIDKQLNDAGWKADSVNLRFSKNVRPVPNENRAIAEWPTESGPADYVLFMGLIPVAVVEAKKTAKNVYSSIDQAKRYAKGLKPKNSFTIDTVWGEYKVPLTFATNGRPYLKQLEQESGIWFLDVRDNANRRKALKGWYTPTEIKLLLKQTPQQAEQKLDAMDFNYDLKLRDYQVDAIKAVEQTIKDGKDRALVAMATGTGKTKTCIALVYRLLKSERFRRILFLVDRSALGEQAANDFKEVRLENLQTFADTFDLMDLDDKRPDDSTKVHVATVQGLVQRILYPSDNDIKPGVGQYDCIVVDECHRGYLLDRELSDTEILFRDQKDYQSKYRSVIDYFDAFKIGLTATPALHTVDIFGEPVYSYSYTEAVLDGYLNDHLPPVRIHTKLSEQGIHYEVNEEVKVYDVENNDIKIYNTPDELDFDVSEFNKKVIAPSFTKVVTKWLIESDSINPYSEAKTLIFCVTDKHADEVVEALKQACEDYHGEVEDDAIQKITGATDKPLEKIRLYKNDRLPNVAVTVDLLTTGIDVPKICNLVFLRRVNSRILFEQMLGRATRLCPEIGKGPFKIYDAVDIYKQLENVNTMKPVVTNVDISFTELEREMADAANEDLQSLAKNQFIAKLQVKRRHLSPEQQDKFETLTGQPPAEFIKDLKAMPVEKIAEWFTRHPGLGELLDEKVKGAGGGNTQYISDHEDEFTKTTTGYGDGQKPEDYLSSFNDFVNANSNRMLAIQTVVQAPWELTRQSLKELALVLEQNKFREQDLQVAWKEVKSEDIAARIIGFIRQAAIGEALIPFEQRVDQALKRILASQDWKTPQIQWLNTIAKQMKATTIVDEAALDQGIFLHQGGTKRANKLFEQPVSNVLLMFNKALWQADMSKSA; this is encoded by the coding sequence ATGGGAAGCAGTTTTAATAACTTCGATTTTCTTAAGCACCACGACGAGTTGTTATTTCGTTTAGCGCTAACAGCTGAGTCATGCTTTGCGCCAGATCCTAACACTACGCTTTTAAAGATGCGTCAGTTAGGTGAAGAGTTAGCCAAGAACATTGCGGCTCGTGTAGGTGTTGATTCCGGCAAAGATATTAAGCAGATCGATTTACTCAAAAATCTTGATTACTCCTTAAGGCTTGATCAACGAATCAAAGATGCATTTCATACCATTAGAAAACTAGGCAATAACGCTAACCACGATATTACTTCCAATAGTCATAGAGATGCCTTGCAGTCTCTGCAAATTGGTTATGCTCTAAGTGTTTGGTACCACCAGCTTTATGGTGGAGAAAAAGCAAAAGGATTTAAGCCTGGGCCCTATATCAAACCCAAAGACCCTTCTGATGAAGTTCGAATGCTCGAAGAGAAAATGCTTGAGCTTGAACGCAAACAGCAACGGACGACAGAACGATTAGCTGTTGCTGAATCTATTAATCAATTAGCCACCGAAAAAGCTGAAGCCGAGCGAAAACGCTCTGAAAAAATGCTTGCCGAAAGCAAAGTATGGGAAGAGGTTGCAATTGAACAAGAAGCGCAGCTAAACGAATATAGAGCGAAGATGGAAGCGGCTAATCAAGAATTACTGATTAACTTCCAGGCTAAAGATCAGAAAAGCAAAACGACAGAAATCAAACGTATTGAGAAACTGCCATTTCATATGGATGAGGCTGAAACACGCATCATTATTGATAAGCAACTGAATGACGCTGGTTGGAAAGCCGATAGTGTTAACCTCAGATTCTCCAAGAATGTTCGCCCAGTACCCAATGAAAATCGTGCTATAGCTGAATGGCCAACAGAATCAGGCCCAGCAGATTATGTATTATTTATGGGCCTTATACCTGTTGCTGTTGTTGAAGCTAAAAAGACTGCCAAGAACGTTTATAGCTCAATAGATCAAGCAAAGCGGTATGCAAAAGGACTCAAACCCAAAAATTCATTTACTATTGATACCGTATGGGGCGAGTACAAAGTTCCGTTAACATTTGCAACTAATGGCCGCCCATATCTTAAGCAACTCGAGCAAGAAAGTGGCATTTGGTTTCTTGATGTAAGAGATAACGCAAATAGGCGTAAAGCATTAAAAGGTTGGTATACGCCAACTGAAATAAAATTATTGCTGAAGCAAACTCCACAGCAAGCAGAACAAAAACTCGATGCAATGGATTTTAATTACGACCTCAAATTGCGTGACTACCAAGTTGATGCAATTAAGGCCGTAGAGCAAACCATTAAAGATGGCAAAGACCGAGCTTTAGTCGCTATGGCAACAGGCACAGGTAAAACAAAAACCTGTATCGCGTTAGTATATCGTTTACTTAAATCTGAACGTTTTAGGCGAATACTCTTTTTAGTTGACCGCTCAGCGCTAGGTGAGCAAGCGGCTAACGACTTTAAAGAAGTGCGGTTAGAGAATTTGCAAACCTTTGCCGATACCTTTGACCTAATGGATTTAGATGATAAAAGACCTGATGACAGTACCAAGGTCCATGTGGCAACGGTTCAAGGGCTCGTGCAACGTATTTTATATCCGAGTGATAACGATATTAAACCTGGTGTTGGCCAGTATGATTGTATTGTGGTTGACGAATGTCATCGCGGTTATTTGCTGGATAGAGAGCTTAGCGATACTGAAATCCTATTTCGCGACCAAAAGGATTACCAATCAAAGTACCGGTCAGTAATAGATTACTTTGATGCATTTAAAATAGGTCTAACCGCAACGCCAGCACTTCACACCGTTGATATTTTTGGAGAGCCCGTATATAGCTATAGCTACACTGAAGCCGTGCTTGATGGTTATTTAAATGATCATCTGCCGCCTGTTCGTATTCATACCAAACTTTCAGAGCAAGGCATACATTACGAAGTGAATGAGGAAGTGAAAGTATATGATGTCGAGAATAATGACATCAAAATTTATAACACCCCAGATGAGCTCGATTTTGATGTATCAGAGTTTAACAAAAAAGTTATTGCTCCTAGCTTTACCAAAGTCGTCACTAAGTGGTTAATCGAAAGCGATTCAATTAATCCTTATTCAGAAGCTAAAACACTCATTTTTTGCGTAACGGATAAGCATGCTGATGAAGTAGTGGAAGCGCTAAAACAAGCCTGTGAAGATTATCACGGTGAAGTTGAAGACGATGCTATTCAAAAAATCACAGGCGCTACAGATAAACCGCTAGAAAAAATTCGCTTATACAAAAATGACCGCCTTCCAAATGTTGCTGTTACCGTTGATTTACTTACAACGGGTATTGATGTGCCCAAAATTTGTAATTTAGTCTTTTTACGTCGAGTGAACAGCCGAATCTTATTCGAGCAAATGTTAGGGCGTGCAACTAGGTTATGCCCTGAAATTGGTAAAGGGCCATTTAAAATCTACGATGCGGTTGATATTTATAAGCAGCTAGAAAACGTCAATACCATGAAGCCGGTAGTCACTAATGTTGATATCAGCTTTACAGAGTTAGAGCGTGAAATGGCAGATGCTGCGAACGAAGATCTACAATCTCTGGCTAAAAATCAGTTTATCGCTAAGTTACAAGTAAAACGACGTCACCTTTCACCAGAACAACAAGATAAGTTTGAAACGCTGACTGGTCAGCCACCAGCTGAATTTATTAAAGACTTGAAAGCAATGCCTGTTGAAAAGATAGCCGAATGGTTTACTCGGCACCCTGGTCTAGGTGAGCTGCTAGACGAAAAAGTTAAAGGTGCTGGTGGCGGTAACACACAATATATTTCAGACCATGAAGATGAATTTACTAAAACCACCACAGGTTATGGCGATGGCCAAAAACCTGAGGATTATTTAAGCTCTTTTAACGACTTTGTTAATGCCAACAGCAATCGTATGCTCGCAATTCAAACAGTCGTGCAAGCGCCATGGGAATTAACCCGTCAAAGCTTAAAAGAACTGGCATTAGTGCTTGAACAAAACAAGTTTAGAGAACAAGATCTGCAGGTCGCTTGGAAAGAAGTTAAAAGTGAAGACATTGCTGCGCGTATCATCGGCTTTATTCGACAAGCCGCTATTGGTGAAGCGTTAATTCCATTTGAACAAAGAGTTGATCAAGCTCTTAAGCGAATACTAGCAAGTCAAGACTGGAAAACACCGCAAATACAGTGGCTCAATACTATAGCCAAACAAATGAAGGCTACCACCATTGTTGACGAAGCCGCGCTAGACCAGGGTATATTTTTACACCAAGGCGGAACAAAGCGCGCGAACAAATTATTTGAACAACCCGTATCCAATGTACTACTCATGTTTAATAAGGCCCTTTGGCAAGCTGATATGAGTAAATCTGCATAA